From Candidatus Margulisiibacteriota bacterium, one genomic window encodes:
- a CDS encoding pyrimidine dimer DNA glycosylase/endonuclease V produces the protein MRLWSLHPKYLDGKGLVALWREGLLAQKVLQGKTTGYKRHPQLTRFRAAKDPLKTIGAYLSFIRREADGRGFVFDRTKIVEPGLIRRVITVNKGQLEYERRHLRRKLKRRLGTGYNKRTMRLVPNPIFKVITGKVESWEKL, from the coding sequence ATGCGATTGTGGAGCCTCCATCCAAAATATCTCGACGGTAAAGGGCTGGTCGCTCTCTGGCGGGAGGGGCTTTTGGCGCAGAAGGTTTTGCAAGGAAAAACCACCGGCTATAAGCGCCATCCCCAGCTAACGAGGTTTCGGGCGGCGAAGGATCCCCTTAAAACAATTGGCGCATACTTATCTTTTATTCGGCGGGAAGCGGATGGGCGGGGTTTTGTTTTTGACCGGACAAAGATCGTTGAGCCGGGACTGATCCGCCGGGTCATTACCGTAAACAAAGGGCAGCTTGAATATGAGCGCCGTCATTTGCGGCGAAAGTTGAAGCGGCGCCTGGGAACAGGGTATAATAAACGAACAATGAGATTAGTCCCAAATCCGATATTTAAAGTTATAACCGGAAAGGTTGAAAGCTGGGAGAAGCTGTGA
- a CDS encoding DEAD/DEAH box helicase, whose protein sequence is MNNENLTFYGLGLAPKTLGVLEKLKFTTPTPIQHKAIPVAVEGKDLVGIAQTGTGKTLAFGIPMIQRLATEQGKGLILVPTRELALQVEESLRLFCQAYNVRPAVLIGGASMERQIQALRRQARIIIATPGRLIDHLSQGNVYLGDARIVVLDEADRMLDMGFAPQIEQVLKTVPREKQTMLFSATMPVEIVRVASKYMKLPIRIEVAPPGTAAEKVSQEVFIVRKEAKLPMLCKLLEQYRGTVLVFCRTKRGAFRVARDLQSRRINAADIHSDRSLAQRREALEGFKRGKYRVLVATDIAARGIDVKGIELVVNFDLPDDSENYVHRIGRTARAGSEGKAISLATPDQEKEFRSIERMMKLSIPVGRHPEIMTEGFDRGSSSPPSRHFQPRRGNSPSHRPQRPARQSGFRRPQNQPERPRAPLAERKESPPAATRPQKYGFGIDDILAAMKKEGK, encoded by the coding sequence ATGAACAACGAAAATCTGACGTTTTACGGGCTTGGCCTGGCTCCCAAGACATTGGGAGTTCTGGAAAAACTTAAATTTACTACCCCAACCCCGATCCAGCACAAAGCTATTCCGGTCGCGGTCGAGGGAAAAGACCTGGTCGGGATCGCCCAGACCGGTACCGGTAAAACACTCGCATTCGGTATTCCAATGATCCAACGGCTAGCGACAGAACAGGGGAAAGGGTTGATCCTGGTCCCAACCCGTGAATTAGCTCTGCAGGTTGAAGAGAGTCTCCGCTTATTTTGCCAGGCTTACAATGTCAGGCCGGCGGTCCTGATCGGTGGCGCTTCTATGGAAAGACAGATCCAGGCCCTTCGCCGCCAGGCGCGCATTATCATTGCGACACCGGGCCGTTTGATCGATCATCTTAGCCAGGGGAACGTTTACCTGGGTGACGCCAGGATCGTGGTCCTGGACGAAGCTGACCGGATGCTCGACATGGGTTTTGCCCCCCAGATCGAACAGGTTTTGAAGACAGTTCCGCGCGAGAAACAAACAATGCTTTTTTCCGCGACCATGCCGGTTGAGATCGTCCGGGTCGCGTCAAAATATATGAAGCTCCCAATTCGGATCGAGGTTGCTCCTCCGGGAACAGCGGCTGAAAAAGTTTCCCAGGAAGTATTTATTGTCAGGAAAGAAGCAAAACTGCCGATGCTTTGCAAGCTTCTGGAACAGTACCGGGGGACGGTCCTGGTTTTTTGCCGGACCAAAAGAGGGGCTTTCCGGGTTGCCCGCGACCTGCAGTCCCGGCGTATTAACGCGGCTGATATTCATTCCGACCGCTCTCTGGCCCAGCGCCGGGAGGCGCTGGAAGGGTTCAAGAGAGGAAAGTACCGGGTTTTAGTCGCGACCGACATTGCCGCCCGTGGCATTGATGTAAAAGGGATCGAGCTGGTGGTTAATTTTGACCTGCCAGATGACAGCGAGAACTATGTTCACCGGATCGGGCGGACCGCCCGCGCCGGCAGCGAAGGTAAAGCGATCTCGCTGGCGACCCCGGACCAGGAGAAGGAATTCCGCAGTATTGAACGGATGATGAAGCTAAGCATTCCAGTTGGCCGTCATCCCGAGATCATGACCGAAGGTTTTGACCGGGGGAGCTCGTCTCCTCCTTCGCGGCATTTTCAGCCTCGCAGAGGGAATAGTCCGTCCCATCGGCCTCAACGTCCTGCCAGACAGTCCGGCTTCAGGAGACCACAAAATCAACCTGAGCGGCCCAGAGCCCCGCTTGCCGAAAGAAAGGAATCGCCGCCAGCAGCGACCAGGCCCCAGAAATACGGGTTTGGGATCGACGACATTCTCGCGGCGATGAAAAAAGAAGGCAAGTAA
- a CDS encoding cation-translocating P-type ATPase translates to MKEALLQNIKGLSEKEAAKKLKIEGYNELPSQKQRRFLQSLWNVIREPMLTLLLAAGAIYFLLGEFKDALMLMTFVLVVIGITLYQERKTEHALEALRNLSSPRALVIRGGVRKRIHGREVVRGDIIVLHEGDRVPADANVIFNSNLMLDESLLTGESLSVGKSEWDGKSGPKQAGGEGLPFVYSGTMIVQGHGLGEVFATGVKTEIGKIGKTLESIKEESTLLQNETSRIIRMFALVGLFLCAVVVVVYGLTRGNWINGFLAGLTLSMAMLPEEFSVVLVIFLTLGAWRLSKRQILTRQMPAIETLGAATVLCVDKTGTLTDNKMTLSSLYCNGEHRETKGLKQLDERFHDLMEFSLLASQADPFDPIEKEIKARGELWLTNTEHIHHRWKLIREYPLSKELMALSHVWESPDQQSFVIAAKGAPEAIADLCHFSADQKETLAGDVAALAEKGLRLLGVAKASFQKTALPEGQHDFAFQFIGLIGFADPIRETVPAAIKECYAAGMRVIMITGDYPGTAKFIARQIGLKNPGQAITGLELQKMAQLELQERIREINIFARVVPEQKYNIVSALKANNEVVAMTGDGVNDAPALKSAHIGVAMGERGTDVARESADLVLLNDDFSSIVTAVRLGRRIYENLKKAIAYIFAVHVPIAGMSLLPVLFQLPIVLLPAHIAFLELIIDPACSTVFEAEPEEEGLMTRPPRSLSDRLFDRNALAISLLQGLSVLAVVMIIFLLALLLGKSAAEARTLTFATMVFANLMLILTNLSWTQNITYIVRKKNLALWLVVFGTLLALFSAIYFPFFRDLFHFEILSVNDLIIAFLGGVASLTWFEGLKLLNRKSPRCSV, encoded by the coding sequence ATGAAAGAAGCACTGCTGCAGAATATTAAAGGCCTTTCAGAAAAAGAAGCAGCAAAAAAGCTGAAGATCGAAGGTTATAACGAACTCCCCTCCCAAAAACAGCGCAGATTTTTGCAATCCCTCTGGAACGTCATTCGCGAACCGATGCTGACGCTCCTTCTGGCCGCCGGTGCCATCTATTTTCTTCTTGGCGAATTTAAGGATGCCCTGATGCTGATGACCTTTGTGCTGGTTGTTATCGGCATTACTTTGTATCAGGAGCGAAAGACCGAACATGCCTTAGAAGCGCTCCGAAATTTATCTTCTCCGAGAGCGCTGGTCATTCGCGGCGGAGTTCGAAAAAGGATCCATGGTCGGGAAGTGGTTAGGGGAGATATCATTGTCTTGCACGAGGGAGACCGGGTACCGGCCGATGCAAATGTCATTTTCAATAGTAATTTAATGCTTGACGAGTCCCTGCTGACCGGGGAGTCGCTTTCGGTTGGTAAAAGCGAGTGGGACGGGAAAAGCGGGCCGAAACAAGCCGGTGGAGAGGGGCTCCCCTTTGTTTATTCAGGCACAATGATCGTTCAGGGTCATGGGTTGGGGGAGGTGTTTGCGACCGGAGTAAAAACGGAGATCGGCAAAATAGGAAAAACCTTAGAGTCGATCAAAGAAGAATCTACCCTTCTGCAGAACGAGACATCAAGGATCATTAGAATGTTTGCTCTGGTAGGACTTTTTCTGTGCGCGGTCGTTGTTGTCGTCTATGGCTTGACCCGGGGGAACTGGATCAACGGATTTTTAGCCGGGCTTACTTTGAGCATGGCGATGCTCCCCGAAGAGTTTTCGGTTGTCCTGGTGATCTTTTTAACCCTTGGGGCCTGGCGGCTTTCCAAAAGGCAGATCCTAACCCGCCAGATGCCGGCTATTGAGACCCTGGGTGCGGCTACCGTTCTTTGCGTCGACAAGACCGGTACGCTGACCGATAACAAAATGACCTTGAGCTCACTTTATTGCAACGGGGAGCACCGTGAAACCAAGGGGCTTAAACAGCTGGATGAAAGATTTCACGACTTAATGGAGTTTTCTTTGTTGGCGAGCCAAGCTGACCCTTTTGATCCGATCGAAAAAGAGATCAAAGCGCGAGGCGAACTCTGGCTGACCAATACCGAGCATATTCATCATCGCTGGAAACTGATCAGGGAATATCCTCTTTCCAAAGAGCTGATGGCTTTATCGCACGTTTGGGAGTCTCCCGATCAGCAAAGTTTTGTGATCGCCGCCAAAGGGGCGCCGGAAGCGATCGCTGATCTTTGTCACTTTTCGGCCGACCAGAAAGAAACCCTGGCCGGAGATGTCGCGGCTTTGGCCGAGAAAGGGCTGCGCTTGTTGGGCGTGGCAAAAGCATCGTTCCAGAAAACCGCCCTTCCCGAAGGGCAGCATGACTTTGCCTTCCAATTTATCGGGTTGATCGGTTTTGCCGATCCAATAAGGGAAACAGTACCGGCGGCGATTAAAGAATGTTACGCGGCCGGGATGCGGGTTATCATGATCACCGGCGATTATCCTGGGACCGCAAAATTTATTGCCAGACAGATCGGCCTGAAGAATCCCGGCCAGGCGATTACAGGATTGGAACTTCAGAAAATGGCGCAGCTTGAACTGCAGGAAAGGATCCGCGAAATTAATATTTTTGCCAGGGTAGTCCCTGAACAGAAATATAACATTGTCAGCGCTCTCAAAGCGAATAATGAAGTGGTCGCGATGACCGGCGACGGGGTTAACGATGCCCCTGCTTTGAAATCGGCACATATTGGAGTGGCGATGGGGGAGCGGGGGACCGATGTCGCCCGCGAATCGGCCGACCTGGTCCTGCTTAACGATGATTTTTCTTCGATCGTGACAGCGGTCAGGCTGGGGAGGCGGATCTATGAGAACCTGAAAAAAGCGATCGCCTATATTTTTGCCGTCCATGTTCCCATCGCGGGAATGTCGCTCCTGCCGGTCCTTTTCCAGCTGCCGATCGTTCTTTTGCCAGCTCACATTGCTTTCTTAGAATTGATCATCGATCCCGCCTGTTCGACTGTTTTTGAAGCGGAACCTGAAGAAGAGGGGCTCATGACGCGTCCCCCTCGCTCATTATCAGACCGGCTTTTTGACCGGAATGCTTTAGCCATTAGTCTTCTTCAGGGGTTAAGCGTATTAGCCGTTGTTATGATCATTTTTCTGCTGGCTCTTCTCCTGGGAAAAAGCGCGGCTGAAGCCCGGACGCTGACCTTTGCGACCATGGTTTTTGCCAATTTAATGTTGATCCTGACCAATCTTTCCTGGACACAGAACATTACTTATATCGTCAGGAAGAAGAATCTCGCTCTTTGGCTGGTGGTTTTTGGAACACTGCTTGCTCTTTTTTCGGCTATTTATTTTCCTTTCTTTAGAGATCTGTTCCATTTTGAGATATTATCTGTGAACGACCTGATAATTGCTTTTTTGGGTGGAGTAGCCAGTTTGACCTGGTTTGAGGGTTTGAAACTGTTGAATCGAAAATCACCAAGGTGTTCAGTTTGA
- a CDS encoding FMN-binding glutamate synthase family protein → MGNLMRPNGSTATDSKNRIQEVAPCSGLCSVCLDGCAGNCEVFRSSMRGREVIYPQPYGKTTSGSTKDYPVDYSHLNIMGTAVGAVGVAPDPDVAKFPNVNVESEVGAPGKPKIKMKVPVFTGALGSTDIARVNWEGFAIGAAISGIMIVVGENVCGMDPKAEIKNGRIINSPELERRVKLYQEWKGDYGNILVQYNVEDGRLGVPEYAIEKLGAEVIEMKWGQGAKDIGGEVKLPTIERALQLKSRGYIVAPDPENKAIEEAYEEGAIKEFERHSRLGMVSEEGFAGEVSRLRKAGAKYVTLKTGAYRPADLARAIKFSSDHQIDLLTIDGASGGTGMSPWRMMCEWGIPTIYLQSMAYDMCEKLRAKGKFVPDLAIAGGFSLEDHIFKAIAMGAPYVKAVCMGRATMIPGMVGKNIEQWIKEGKLPNTVSKYGKSAEEIFVKYEELKGIYGKDFKKIPLGAVAMYSYVDRLATGLRQFMAGERKFALSYLTRDDLVSLTQECTQVTGIPYVMDLDKEICDRILA, encoded by the coding sequence ATGGGTAATTTAATGCGTCCCAATGGTTCAACCGCGACCGACTCCAAGAACCGGATCCAGGAAGTCGCTCCATGTTCAGGCCTTTGTTCAGTTTGTCTCGACGGATGTGCCGGCAACTGCGAAGTATTTCGCTCTTCCATGCGCGGCCGCGAAGTGATCTATCCCCAACCGTATGGCAAGACCACTTCCGGATCGACCAAAGACTATCCGGTTGACTATTCTCATTTAAACATTATGGGCACGGCAGTTGGGGCGGTTGGCGTAGCGCCGGACCCTGATGTCGCTAAATTCCCCAACGTGAATGTTGAGTCGGAAGTTGGCGCCCCGGGCAAACCAAAGATCAAAATGAAAGTTCCGGTCTTTACCGGCGCGCTTGGTTCGACCGATATCGCCCGGGTTAACTGGGAAGGCTTTGCCATTGGCGCGGCGATCTCCGGGATCATGATCGTGGTTGGCGAGAACGTCTGTGGTATGGACCCGAAAGCTGAGATCAAGAATGGCCGGATCATCAATTCACCGGAGCTGGAGCGACGGGTCAAGCTTTATCAAGAATGGAAAGGCGATTACGGCAATATCCTGGTCCAGTACAACGTTGAAGACGGTCGGCTGGGCGTGCCGGAGTATGCCATCGAAAAGCTCGGCGCGGAAGTTATCGAAATGAAATGGGGGCAAGGGGCCAAGGACATTGGCGGTGAGGTCAAATTGCCAACGATAGAGAGAGCTCTTCAGCTCAAATCCCGCGGCTATATTGTTGCCCCTGATCCAGAGAATAAGGCGATCGAAGAAGCCTACGAAGAAGGGGCGATCAAAGAGTTCGAGCGCCATTCCCGCCTCGGGATGGTGTCGGAAGAAGGTTTTGCCGGCGAAGTTTCCCGCTTGCGGAAGGCGGGGGCGAAATATGTCACCCTGAAGACAGGCGCTTATCGGCCGGCTGATCTGGCCCGGGCGATCAAGTTCTCTTCCGATCATCAGATCGACCTGCTCACCATTGACGGAGCTAGCGGAGGAACCGGGATGAGCCCTTGGCGGATGATGTGCGAATGGGGGATCCCGACGATCTATCTCCAATCGATGGCTTATGACATGTGTGAGAAGCTTCGGGCCAAGGGGAAGTTTGTCCCTGACCTGGCGATCGCGGGTGGCTTTTCGCTGGAGGATCATATTTTCAAAGCAATAGCCATGGGAGCGCCATATGTTAAAGCGGTCTGCATGGGCCGGGCGACAATGATCCCGGGGATGGTTGGTAAAAACATTGAACAGTGGATTAAAGAAGGGAAACTTCCCAATACTGTTTCCAAGTACGGGAAGAGTGCCGAAGAGATCTTTGTGAAATATGAAGAGCTTAAGGGGATCTATGGCAAGGACTTTAAGAAGATTCCGTTGGGAGCGGTTGCGATGTACTCTTACGTTGATCGTTTAGCAACCGGGCTCCGCCAGTTCATGGCTGGGGAGAGGAAATTTGCTCTCTCTTACCTGACCCGCGATGATCTTGTTTCCTTGACCCAAGAATGTACACAGGTGACCGGCATTCCTTACGTCATGGACCTTGATAAAGAGATCTGTGATCGGATTTTAGCCTAA
- a CDS encoding GAF domain-containing protein gives MAPNKTARHINGLLEISRAITSDIYLEDILGLIVTVTASVMHSKICSLMLLNKDNELTVKATQSISPAYKRKPNLKIGEGVAGLAALENTPIQAQDVRKDPRYINRELAKKEKLCSLLSVPISLKGKVKGVINCYTSQPHRFSKEEVSLLQTVANQAAVAIENTELMVETKVIYEELETRKIVERAKDILMKNIGACGSEAFRMIQKQSMDNRKPMREVAEAIILAESFQKV, from the coding sequence ATGGCCCCCAATAAAACCGCCAGGCATATTAATGGATTGCTCGAGATCAGCCGGGCGATTACTTCAGATATTTACCTTGAAGATATCTTAGGGTTGATCGTGACTGTTACCGCTTCGGTGATGCATTCCAAGATCTGTTCTCTGATGCTGTTAAACAAAGACAATGAGCTAACGGTCAAAGCGACCCAGTCGATCAGTCCGGCGTATAAACGGAAGCCAAATTTAAAAATAGGGGAAGGAGTTGCCGGTTTAGCGGCCCTAGAAAACACCCCGATTCAGGCCCAGGATGTACGTAAAGACCCAAGATATATCAATCGAGAACTCGCTAAAAAAGAAAAGTTATGTTCGCTTCTTTCTGTCCCCATCTCTTTGAAAGGGAAGGTCAAAGGGGTGATCAATTGCTACACTTCTCAACCCCATCGTTTTAGCAAGGAAGAGGTCAGTTTACTGCAAACCGTCGCCAACCAGGCGGCAGTCGCCATAGAAAATACAGAACTGATGGTTGAGACCAAGGTTATTTACGAAGAACTGGAAACCAGGAAAATTGTGGAGCGGGCAAAAGATATATTGATGAAAAATATCGGCGCTTGCGGAAGCGAGGCGTTCAGAATGATCCAGAAACAGAGCATGGACAACCGAAAGCCCATGAGAGAAGTGGCTGAAGCGATCATCCTGGCTGAGAGTTTTCAAAAAGTTTGA
- the glnA gene encoding type I glutamate--ammonia ligase yields the protein MAAKDVLAKAQSDKIKFVYLQFTDIMGAIKSVAIPLNRVSDVLDKGLWFDGSSILGFARICESDMFLKPDPNTYQVIPWTVEGRKCARFICDIFTPEGKPFEGDPRYILRKAIAEAEELGYKFYTGPEVEFYLLKKENSKITTVPHDIGGYFDYSPRDMASDVRQDIIFALEGMGMVSEMSHHEVGPGQHEIDVRYSDALSSADNTITLKYAIKAIANRHDLYASFMPKPLYNQAGSGMHVHQSLFDKEGKNAFFDPNDKYKLSKLAYQYMAGQLKHARSLAAIVAPTINSYKRLVSGYEAPVYICWAQINRSALIRIPRYSPGREQSTRLELRCPDPSCNPYLAFAVMLKAGLDGIKGKQTPPGPVEEDVYELAPSRLVELNVGMLPFSLKRAVEELKADKVLQEALGKHTFERFVEAKLAEFDDYRMQITPWELDKYLEAL from the coding sequence GTGGCGGCTAAAGATGTCTTGGCAAAGGCTCAATCAGATAAAATTAAGTTTGTTTATCTTCAATTTACCGATATCATGGGAGCGATCAAGTCGGTAGCTATTCCGCTTAATCGGGTTTCCGATGTGCTTGATAAAGGGCTCTGGTTTGATGGCAGCTCTATTCTTGGTTTTGCCCGGATCTGTGAATCAGATATGTTTCTTAAACCCGACCCCAACACTTATCAGGTTATTCCCTGGACGGTAGAAGGGCGCAAGTGTGCCAGATTTATTTGTGACATTTTTACTCCGGAGGGGAAACCGTTTGAAGGTGATCCCCGCTATATTCTGCGGAAAGCGATTGCTGAAGCCGAAGAGCTTGGGTACAAATTCTATACCGGTCCGGAAGTCGAATTCTACCTCCTGAAAAAAGAGAACAGCAAGATAACGACCGTTCCCCACGATATTGGCGGCTACTTTGACTATTCGCCCAGAGATATGGCTTCGGATGTCCGGCAGGACATTATCTTTGCCCTGGAAGGGATGGGAATGGTTTCCGAAATGTCCCATCACGAGGTTGGCCCCGGACAGCACGAGATCGATGTCCGCTATTCCGATGCCCTTTCTTCGGCAGATAACACGATCACCCTAAAATACGCGATCAAGGCGATTGCCAACCGGCATGACCTGTATGCCTCTTTCATGCCAAAACCTCTTTATAATCAGGCTGGGTCGGGAATGCATGTCCATCAATCGCTGTTTGATAAAGAAGGAAAGAACGCGTTTTTTGACCCCAATGATAAATACAAATTAAGTAAGCTTGCCTATCAATACATGGCGGGACAGCTTAAACATGCCCGTTCGCTGGCGGCAATAGTCGCGCCGACGATAAATTCATACAAGAGGCTGGTTTCCGGCTACGAAGCGCCGGTCTATATCTGCTGGGCGCAGATCAACCGCTCCGCCCTGATCAGGATTCCTCGTTATTCCCCAGGCCGCGAGCAGTCGACCAGGCTGGAGCTCCGTTGTCCAGACCCTTCGTGCAATCCATATCTTGCTTTTGCCGTGATGCTTAAAGCCGGTTTAGATGGGATTAAAGGGAAGCAGACGCCGCCGGGGCCGGTTGAGGAAGATGTGTATGAATTGGCTCCATCCCGTCTGGTTGAACTCAATGTCGGGATGCTTCCATTCTCGCTGAAAAGAGCGGTCGAAGAATTAAAAGCCGATAAAGTGCTCCAGGAAGCGCTAGGCAAACATACTTTTGAGAGGTTTGTCGAAGCCAAACTGGCGGAATTTGACGATTACCGGATGCAAATAACGCCATGGGAGTTGGACAAATACCTGGAAGCGCTGTAA
- a CDS encoding glutamate synthase subunit beta translates to MAKDPKGFLKVKRDKTFYRPVCERVKDYELVFEPRSDEKTEEQAVRCMDCGTPFCHWGCPVGNLIPEWNELVARGHWEKAFTMLNATNNLPEITGRVCPALCEYACVLGINDDPVTVRENELGVIEHAFREGLVKADPPCDRTGKKVAVVGSGPAGLSCAAQLNQAGHTVTVFERDEKVGGIMRFGIPDFKLEKKILDRRVSIWEQEGIIFKTGVDVGVDLPVEKLKKEFDAVILCGGSRQPRDLKVEGRQLKGIHFAMEYLTQSNRRVAGAKISDNELIDAKGKKVVVIGGGDTGSDCVGTANRQGAACVVQIELMPKQPDCRPEGQPWPKYPMLLKTTSSHEEGAERQWQVTTKKFIGENGAVGKIICAQVDFSKRDEKGCVIMREVPGSEFEVEADLVFLALGFVHPEKSGLLESLKVAFDQRGNIKTDDKYQTSVKGVFSAGDMRRGQSLIVWAISEGRRAARAVDGYLSGFSSLPTM, encoded by the coding sequence ATGGCTAAAGATCCAAAAGGTTTCCTGAAAGTTAAACGAGATAAAACCTTTTACCGGCCGGTCTGCGAGCGGGTCAAAGACTATGAACTGGTGTTCGAGCCGCGCAGCGACGAAAAGACCGAGGAACAGGCGGTCCGTTGCATGGATTGCGGCACCCCGTTCTGCCACTGGGGGTGTCCGGTCGGCAACCTGATCCCCGAATGGAACGAACTTGTCGCCCGCGGCCATTGGGAGAAAGCGTTTACCATGCTTAACGCGACCAATAACCTGCCGGAAATTACCGGCCGGGTTTGTCCCGCACTTTGTGAATACGCTTGTGTCCTGGGGATCAATGATGATCCGGTCACGGTCAGAGAAAATGAGCTTGGCGTTATCGAGCACGCGTTCAGGGAGGGGTTGGTTAAAGCCGATCCCCCTTGCGATCGGACCGGCAAAAAAGTTGCGGTTGTTGGTTCAGGTCCGGCAGGGCTTTCCTGCGCCGCCCAGCTCAATCAAGCCGGTCACACGGTTACTGTTTTTGAGCGTGACGAGAAAGTTGGCGGGATCATGCGCTTTGGCATTCCAGACTTTAAACTGGAAAAAAAGATCCTGGACAGAAGGGTCTCTATCTGGGAACAGGAAGGGATCATTTTCAAGACCGGGGTAGACGTTGGGGTAGACCTTCCGGTTGAAAAGCTTAAAAAGGAATTTGACGCGGTCATTCTTTGCGGCGGGTCGCGCCAGCCGCGCGACCTGAAGGTTGAAGGGCGGCAGCTTAAGGGGATCCATTTTGCCATGGAATATTTGACCCAATCCAACCGGAGAGTCGCCGGAGCTAAAATCAGCGATAACGAATTGATAGACGCTAAAGGGAAGAAGGTCGTGGTTATTGGCGGTGGAGACACCGGCTCTGATTGCGTCGGCACAGCCAACCGCCAGGGAGCGGCCTGCGTGGTACAGATCGAACTGATGCCTAAACAGCCTGATTGCCGCCCGGAGGGCCAGCCCTGGCCAAAATATCCCATGCTTCTTAAAACAACTTCCAGCCACGAAGAAGGAGCGGAACGGCAATGGCAGGTTACGACCAAGAAGTTTATCGGCGAGAATGGAGCGGTGGGGAAAATTATTTGCGCCCAGGTAGATTTTTCGAAACGGGATGAAAAGGGTTGTGTTATAATGCGGGAAGTTCCTGGATCAGAATTTGAGGTTGAAGCTGATCTGGTTTTTTTAGCGCTTGGTTTTGTCCATCCGGAAAAATCAGGCTTATTGGAGTCGTTAAAAGTCGCTTTTGACCAGCGTGGGAACATTAAGACCGACGATAAATACCAAACTTCCGTCAAAGGAGTTTTTTCGGCCGGGGATATGAGGCGGGGACAGTCGTTGATCGTTTGGGCAATCTCCGAAGGGCGCAGGGCCGCTCGAGCGGTAGACGGGTATTTATCAGGTTTTTCTTCTCTCCCCACAATGTAA